In a genomic window of Hyla sarda isolate aHylSar1 chromosome 2 unlocalized genomic scaffold, aHylSar1.hap1 SUPER_2_unloc_2, whole genome shotgun sequence:
- the LOC130298367 gene encoding uncharacterized protein LOC130298367 — MELKGLGFVPLLLAFWCAAWLATSYIMTVVLGHAASPLMSISDVGNVFPESILFRIGFIGTSIGTLVLTFLIYKYMVMHTEEFRGHQVLIQRILLAIVWASCFSTAVMHVLSPEEYPRIHFVSTIISITCEALYYLGQSIQMYKLPGAKKVIHHSRCTCCGLTFVCVVFYFGYETLKELFHNDEDWDEIREIPIIIIEWVMLLLILINIVTYYSTMQRLLLTVSRNSCTLSLRVKIDDFGV; from the exons atggagctaaaaggactggggttcgtccccctcctgttggcgttttggtgtgcggcctggcttgccaccagctacatcatgacggtcgtcctcggccatgcagcctcgccactgatgagcatcag tgacgtgggaaatgtctttcccgaaagcatattattcagaattggattcatagggacgtccattggcactttggtactaacctttcttatttataagtatatggttatgcatactgaagagttcaggggtcatcaggtcctgatccagaggatcctgctggccattgtgtgggcctcctgtttttccacagctgttatgcatgtattgtcccccgaagaatatcccaggatacactttgtcagcacgataatttccattacatgtgaagccttatactaccttgggcagtccatccagatgtataaattaccaggagcaaaaaaagtcatccaccatagtagatgcacctgctgtggcctgacttttgtctgtgtagttttctattttggatatgaaacattaaaggaattattccataatgatgaagactgggacgagatccgtgaaatccccatcataatcatcgagtgggtgatgcttctactgatcctgataaacatcgtgacctattattccaccatgcagaggttattgttgaccgtctccagaaacagctgcacactctctcttagagtaaaaattgatgacttcggggtgtag